From the Methylomonas sp. MK1 genome, one window contains:
- the rpoC gene encoding DNA-directed RNA polymerase subunit beta', whose protein sequence is MNFLKRQGRTDDFDNIRIGLASPDMIRSWSYGEVKKPETINYRTFKPERDGLFCAKIFGPISDYECLCGKYKRLKHRGVICEKCGVEVTLSKVRRERMGHIDLASPVAHIWFLKSLPSRIALLLDMTLRSIERVLYFETFVVIDPGMSPLEKGQLLTDEEYLNAVEEHGDDFVAKMGAEAIYDLLKSIDLKEEINTLREEINATNSDTKIKKYSKRLKVIDSLLASNNRPEWMIMTVLPVLPPELRPLVPLDGGRFATSDLNDLYRRVINRNNRLTRLLDLNAPDIIVRNEKRMLQEAVDALLDNGRRGRAITGSNRRPLKSLADMIKGKQGRFRQNLLGKRVDYSGRSVIVVGPTLRLHQCGLPKKMALELFKPFIFSKLQLRGLATTIKAAKKMVEREGAEVWDILEEVIREHPVLLNRAPTLHRLGIQAFEPILIEGKAIQLHPLVCSAFNADFDGDQMAVHIPLSIEAQLEARTLMMATNNILSPANGEPVINPSQDVVLGLYYITREKINAVGEGSVFGDLSEVMLALDAKAIELQSKIEVRVTEKLKTPEGDFETIVSRKKTTVGRAIVWGIVPDGMPYELVNVDMTKKNISRLINYSYRYLGIKETVMLADKIMYLGFKYATRSGVSFGIEDMEIPVKKADIIRSADAEVNEIQNQYASGLVTDGERYNKVVDIWSRANDQVAKVMMEGLGEDEVVNSKGEKVKQKSFNSIFMMAESGARGSAAQIRQLAGMRGLMAKPDGSIIETPITANFREGLDVLQYFISTHGARKGLADTALKTANSGYLTRRLVDVAQDLVIAESDCGTQNGLTMMPIIEGGDVVEPLVDRVLGRVAAMDVTDPAGNNVLIPAGTMIDENLVTVLEDNGVDKMLVRSVITCESRQGVCAKCYGRDLGRGHLVNIGEAVGVVAAQSIGEPGTQLTMRTFHIGGAASRSAAVSNVQVKSSGTAKLNNLKTVKNRENNLVAVSRSGEVGVMDDYGRERERYKIPYGAVLSVGDGSPVSAGDIIVNWDPHTHPVITEVDGFIQLIDFMDGITVQEQSDDVTGLTSRVVTDPKQRSSAGKELRPMVRLLDEQGGQINLPGTDIPAQYFLPAGAIVGVKDGGEVKVGDVLARIPQESSKTRDITGGLPRVADLFEARKTKDPAILAEATGMVSFGKETKGKQRVIITDSEGEQYETLIPKWRHITVFEGEFVDKGETIAEGELTPHDILRLRGIEELADYLVKEIQDVYRLQGVKINDKHIEAIIRQMLRKVEITASGDTDFVKGEQVERTMINAVNDQVEREGKIPASYDSLLLGITKASLATESFISAASFQETTRVLTDAAVRGISDSLNGLKENVIVGRLIPAGTGLAYHEQRRKRRAADSGSSSETATQAIEAVDVEEALKQALNVE, encoded by the coding sequence ATGAATTTCTTAAAACGTCAAGGTCGTACAGATGATTTTGACAATATCCGCATTGGATTGGCTTCGCCGGACATGATTCGTTCTTGGTCTTATGGTGAAGTTAAAAAGCCTGAGACAATCAATTACCGTACCTTTAAGCCGGAACGTGATGGCCTGTTTTGCGCCAAGATTTTTGGACCGATCAGCGATTACGAGTGTTTGTGCGGTAAATACAAGCGCCTAAAACATCGCGGTGTCATCTGCGAAAAATGCGGAGTCGAAGTTACCCTGTCTAAGGTGCGCCGGGAACGAATGGGCCATATCGATTTGGCCAGCCCGGTTGCGCATATTTGGTTTCTGAAATCACTGCCTTCTCGGATTGCTTTGTTGTTGGATATGACGCTGCGTTCTATCGAGCGGGTGTTGTATTTCGAAACATTCGTAGTGATCGATCCGGGCATGTCGCCTTTGGAAAAAGGCCAGCTGCTGACCGACGAAGAATATTTGAACGCCGTTGAAGAGCACGGCGATGATTTTGTGGCAAAAATGGGTGCAGAAGCCATCTATGATTTGCTCAAGTCAATTGATTTAAAAGAAGAAATCAACACGCTGCGGGAAGAGATCAACGCGACGAATTCCGATACCAAAATCAAAAAATATTCGAAGCGTCTGAAAGTTATCGATTCCCTGCTGGCTTCCAATAATCGTCCAGAATGGATGATTATGACGGTGTTGCCAGTATTGCCGCCCGAGTTGCGCCCATTGGTGCCGCTGGATGGTGGTCGCTTTGCGACGTCTGATTTGAATGATTTGTATCGCCGGGTGATCAACAGAAACAATCGTTTGACACGCTTGTTGGACCTGAACGCGCCAGACATTATCGTTCGCAACGAAAAACGCATGCTGCAAGAGGCTGTCGATGCCTTGTTAGATAATGGTCGCCGCGGTCGTGCTATCACCGGTAGCAACAGACGTCCGTTGAAATCTTTGGCCGATATGATCAAAGGTAAGCAGGGTCGTTTCCGGCAAAACTTGTTGGGTAAACGTGTCGATTACTCGGGACGTTCGGTTATCGTGGTCGGCCCGACATTAAGACTGCATCAGTGCGGCTTGCCAAAAAAAATGGCACTGGAGCTGTTTAAACCTTTCATTTTTAGCAAATTGCAGCTACGCGGTTTGGCGACAACGATCAAAGCTGCCAAAAAAATGGTAGAACGGGAAGGCGCCGAAGTGTGGGATATTCTCGAAGAGGTAATTCGCGAACACCCTGTGCTGTTGAATCGTGCCCCGACTTTGCATAGATTGGGTATTCAAGCATTCGAGCCGATTTTGATCGAAGGCAAAGCCATTCAGCTGCATCCATTAGTTTGTAGTGCGTTTAACGCAGACTTTGACGGCGACCAAATGGCCGTGCATATTCCGTTGTCGATCGAGGCTCAGCTCGAAGCGCGTACCTTGATGATGGCGACTAACAATATTTTGTCACCCGCCAACGGTGAGCCTGTAATCAATCCGTCCCAGGACGTGGTATTGGGTTTGTATTACATCACGCGTGAGAAAATCAATGCGGTAGGCGAGGGTAGTGTGTTTGGCGATTTGTCCGAGGTAATGCTAGCTCTGGACGCTAAAGCTATTGAATTGCAGAGTAAAATCGAAGTACGTGTGACGGAGAAGTTAAAAACTCCGGAAGGTGACTTTGAAACTATAGTCAGTAGAAAGAAAACCACGGTTGGCCGTGCAATTGTTTGGGGCATCGTTCCTGACGGCATGCCATACGAATTGGTCAATGTGGACATGACCAAAAAGAACATATCCCGGCTGATCAACTATAGCTACCGCTATCTCGGTATCAAAGAAACCGTGATGTTGGCAGATAAGATCATGTATCTGGGATTCAAATACGCGACTCGTTCAGGCGTATCCTTCGGTATTGAAGACATGGAAATTCCGGTCAAAAAAGCCGACATCATCCGTTCAGCCGATGCTGAAGTTAACGAAATCCAGAATCAATACGCCTCAGGTTTGGTTACCGACGGCGAGCGCTACAACAAGGTTGTCGATATTTGGTCCCGCGCCAATGATCAGGTCGCCAAAGTGATGATGGAAGGCTTGGGGGAAGACGAAGTTGTCAACTCAAAAGGCGAGAAAGTAAAACAAAAGTCGTTCAACTCTATCTTTATGATGGCTGAATCCGGTGCGCGGGGTTCTGCGGCACAGATTCGACAGTTGGCGGGTATGCGTGGTTTGATGGCTAAGCCGGATGGCTCCATCATCGAGACCCCAATTACCGCGAACTTCCGTGAAGGTTTGGACGTATTACAGTACTTCATTTCAACCCACGGTGCGCGAAAAGGCTTGGCCGATACCGCTCTGAAAACCGCTAACTCGGGTTATTTGACCCGCCGTTTGGTTGACGTCGCGCAGGATTTGGTGATTGCCGAATCCGACTGCGGTACGCAAAACGGCCTGACCATGATGCCGATTATCGAAGGCGGCGACGTTGTCGAGCCATTGGTTGATCGCGTACTGGGACGGGTTGCTGCAATGGATGTAACTGATCCAGCCGGCAACAACGTTCTAATTCCTGCGGGCACGATGATCGATGAAAATCTGGTCACGGTTCTGGAGGATAACGGCGTCGATAAAATGTTGGTACGCTCAGTGATTACATGTGAATCGCGGCAAGGCGTGTGCGCCAAATGCTATGGTCGTGATTTGGGACGCGGCCATTTAGTCAACATTGGCGAAGCTGTTGGCGTTGTAGCGGCGCAGTCGATCGGTGAGCCGGGTACTCAGTTAACGATGCGGACGTTCCACATCGGAGGTGCTGCCTCCCGGTCTGCCGCGGTCAGTAACGTTCAGGTTAAATCGAGCGGTACTGCGAAGCTCAATAACTTGAAAACTGTGAAGAACAGAGAAAACAATCTCGTAGCCGTATCGCGGTCAGGCGAGGTTGGGGTGATGGATGATTACGGTCGTGAGCGCGAACGTTACAAAATACCTTACGGCGCTGTATTGTCTGTTGGTGACGGTAGTCCTGTCAGTGCCGGCGACATCATCGTTAATTGGGATCCGCACACCCATCCAGTTATTACCGAGGTAGACGGGTTTATTCAGCTGATCGATTTTATGGACGGTATTACTGTTCAAGAACAGTCGGATGACGTAACCGGCTTAACCTCGCGAGTGGTTACCGATCCTAAGCAAAGAAGCTCCGCTGGTAAAGAGTTGCGGCCTATGGTTCGTCTTCTCGATGAGCAAGGCGGACAAATCAATTTGCCGGGAACTGATATTCCCGCCCAATACTTCTTGCCGGCAGGCGCTATCGTCGGTGTTAAAGACGGTGGGGAAGTAAAGGTTGGTGACGTTTTGGCGAGAATTCCGCAAGAGTCTAGTAAAACTCGGGATATTACCGGTGGTTTGCCACGGGTCGCTGATTTGTTCGAAGCCCGGAAAACCAAAGATCCTGCGATTTTGGCCGAGGCAACCGGTATGGTCTCCTTTGGTAAAGAAACTAAGGGTAAGCAGCGCGTCATCATCACTGATTCGGAAGGCGAGCAATACGAAACATTGATTCCAAAATGGCGCCATATCACTGTGTTCGAGGGTGAGTTTGTCGATAAGGGCGAAACCATCGCTGAAGGTGAATTGACCCCGCATGACATCTTGAGATTACGTGGTATCGAAGAGTTGGCGGACTATCTGGTAAAAGAAATTCAGGATGTCTATCGTTTGCAAGGTGTGAAAATCAATGACAAGCACATTGAGGCAATCATCCGTCAAATGCTCAGAAAAGTTGAGATTACCGCGTCTGGTGATACCGATTTTGTTAAGGGGGAGCAGGTCGAGCGCACCATGATTAACGCGGTTAACGACCAAGTTGAAAGAGAAGGGAAGATTCCGGCTAGCTACGATTCTTTGTTGTTGGGCATCACGAAAGCGTCGTTGGCCACTGAGTCATTTATTTCGGCGGCGTCGTTCCAGGAGACAACTCGTGTATTGACCGATGCTGCGGTA